aaaagGCACCAAAACGTTTCGATCTCTGAAGATGaacttcagccttgaagttatgttTCAGAGCTCACACGCTGCGGGAAGCTTTGTAAATGTTTCctcttcccttttgtaaacaagcagagaagttaaccttttctctgacagcacggcaatgatttgaaataaagactttgactttaaagatttggcttcatcccatttgttgGGGTCATATTCCCGTGCAAATCAGCGCGGGCGGGATGAAAATTTGCcagaacattttaaaaaaataatcctaatctttattgtcacaagtagtcttacattaacactgcaatgaagttacagtgaaaagccccaagtcagcacattccggagcctgttcaggtacaccgagggagaattcagaattgtcatgtgagagtacctttaagaactgggtgtttatcaaatagctgcagtggatgtaccattaagaactgggtgtttatcaaactTACAGCAATTAATTTTAATGGACAAACTTACAGCAATTAATTTTAATGGATCCAAAACTTTCTCTCTCTCAAAAATCTCACTTCCTATTCATGTCTTGTCAATTTTCCTCAATACTAAATACCCACAAAAAATGACCTGGATATCTGTAAATCTTGAAATGTATGGCCACAATAATGTTTCGAACCACAAATAAATCCAATAGTGGTGCAGAGTAACTTATTTTCTCTTATCAAGGCAATGATGACATCGGTGATCTCAAAGCCATTTGGAATCTTAGCTTTtacttggatgggggggggggggggggggagggtaaagatGAGGGAGTGAAACCAAGACATTTGTTGCCTGATCATAGCAGATATATATGTTACACAAGATTATTGGTTAATAAAGGCAGTAGTTGGCATCTATAATGGCATGCTCTGGAACTTCTCGATGGAAAAAGAGCTGTATTAAAAGAAAACTTTAGAATGTTGTGTATGTTATGCAAACTAAACTCATTCAATAAGAATTGTTGGAAGTTTTTGCTTATTATTTTGCTGCATTGTGGTGCAGATTAATTGTGACGTCAGTGTGTTGAGGATTGTTTTAATATTTGTATTTATGAAAATGACTTTCTGTTAAGTAGCTCTTGTGTATCAAGTAATATTGCGTTTGTTTACAGTCTGGTTCTAccagatgatcctggataagagcgaaagtaacagggtagttattatgggagactttaactttccaaatattgactggaaaagatatagttcgagtacattagatgggtcgttttttgtacagtgtgtgcaggagggtttcctgacacaatatgttgacaggccaacaagaggcgaggccatgttggatttggttttgggtaatgaaccaggccaggtgttggatttggaggtaggagagcactttttggacagtgaccacaattcggtgatgtttacgttaatgatggaaagggataagtatacaccgcagggcaagagttatagctgggggaagggcaattatgatgccattagacgtgacttggggggggataaggtggagaagtaggctgcaagtgttgggcacactggataattggagcttgttcaaggatcagctactgcgtgttcttgataagtatgtaccggtcaggcagggaggaaggcgtcgagcgagggaaccgtggtttaccaaagaagtggaatctcttgttaagaggaagaaggaggcctatgtgaagatgaggtgtgaagtttcagttggggcgatggatagttacaaggtagcgaggaaggatctaaagagagagctaagacaagcaaggaggggacatgagaagtatttggcaggtaggatcaaggaaaacccaaaagctttctataggtatgtcaggaataagcgaatgactagggaaagagtaggaccagtcaaggacagggatgggaagttgtgcgtggagtctgaagagataggcgagatactaaatgaatatttttcatcagtattcactcaggaaaaagataatgttgtggaggagaatgctgagacccaggctaatagaatagatggcattgaggtacgtagggaagaggtgttggcaattctggacaggctgaaaatagataagtccccgggtcctgatgggatttatcctaggattctctgggaggccagggaagagattgctggacctttggctttgatttttatgtcatcattggctacaggaatagtgccagaggactggaggatagcaaatgtggtccctttgttcaaaatggggagcagagacaaccccgacaactatagactggtgagcctcacgtctgtagtgggtaaagtcttggaggggattataagagacaagatttataatattctagataggaataatatgatcagggatagtcagcatggctttgagaagggtaggtcatgcctcactaaccttattgagttctttgagaaggtgagtgaacaggtagacgagggtagagcagttgatgtggtgtatattgatttcagcaaagcgtttgataaggttccccatggtaggctattgcagaaaatacggaggctggggattgagggtgatttagagatgtggatcagaaattggctagctgaaagaagacagagggtggtggttgatgggaaatgttcagaatggagttcagttacaagtggagcaccacaaggatctgttctggggccgttgctgtttgtcatttttatcaatgacctagaggaaggcgcagaagggtgggtgagtaaacttgcagacgatactaaagtcggtggtgttgtcgatagtgtggaaggatgtagcaggttacagagggatatagataagctgcagagctgggctgagaggtggcaaatggagtttaatgtagagaagtgtgaggtgattcactttggaaggaataacaagaatgcggaatatttggctaatggtaaagttcttggaagtgtggatgagcagagggatctaggtgtccatgtacatagatccctgaaagttgccacccaggttgatagggttgtgaagaaggcctatggagtgttggcctttattggtagagggattgagttccggagtcaggaggtcatgttgcagctgtacagaactctggtacggccgcatttggagtattgcataaagttctggtcactgcattataggaaggacgtggaggctttggagcgggtgcagaggagatttaccaggacgttgcctggtatggagggaaaatcttatgaggaaaggctgatgaacttgagtttgttttcgttggagagaaggttaagaggagacttaatagaggcatacaaaatgatcagggggttggatagggtggacagtgagagccttctcccgcggatggaaatggctggcacgaggggacatagcttgaaactgaggggtaatagatataggacagaggtcagaagtagattctttacgcaaagagtagtgaggccgtggaatgccctacctgctacagtagtgaactcgtcaacattgagggcatttaaaagtttattggataaacatatggatgataatggcataatgtaggttagatggcttttgtttcggtgcaacatcgtgggccgaagggcctgtactgcgctgtatcgttctatgttctatgttctaaaacacgcATTTAGAATTTGCGAGAAAAGAATATCGTGTATAGTTGGGACTTCCTAAAATTAATGCCAGTCTTGAAGATGTGAATAAGATGTAGCGAGATGCTCTTCGTTTCAGTCTCTGAATTGGGTAATTATTGTTTGACCAAATGCttcataaaaattaaaaaaatgtaGTGGTAAAATCATTCAGGTGGTCACAGTTTAAGAACTTTTTGTTGATTTCAACAAAAACTTAATCCTCACCTTTCAAAAACATTTTGTTTCTGTCGGGCAAAATGACCTGGCTAGTTAATATACTTGGCTGTCAAATTTTCCCTTTAGAATACCATAGAAAAATGATAAATCTCTGCCTAAAAGCTGCTAACGATCCTGTCAAAAGAAAATCGGGTGGAGTACAACTACCTGAAGTTTACTTTCTCTTGTGAGAACATCTCACAAATTTGTTGTAGTTGATAAGACTGTTTCTCATTCAAGTTTGTGAAAAAACTTAAGGTGGGTGAATTAATTTAATAAACAGTAaagtttacaaaaaaaaaaaagaactgggtgtttatcaaagagctgcagtgaagacagacagcccagcgccacccacactctgatatcactgcatccACCCAGGAGAGTCCTGGAGGCACTTGTGACCTCGCTGGTGCATCAACAGAGTGGATAACCgaattaatcccttcccacacagggaaaagatgaacgctccccccccccccacccctccacccctggtgtgaatgcgctggtgtttcaGCCGGAGGGaatgctgagtgaatcccttcccacacatagagcaggtgaacggccgctCTCCAATGTGACTGCGCTGGTGaatcagcagatccattttgcctttgaagctcttctcacaggtggaacatttaaaaggtctcatgtcagagtgaacacgttggtgtgaagTGAAGTGGGCagactgaatgaatcctttcccacactccaggctggtaaatggtctctccccagtgtgaacgcacttgtgatccaacagtttgcataactgagtgaatgccatcccacacttggggcaggcaactggtttctccccagtgtgaactcgctggtgtaacagAAAGCtggttaactgagtgaatctcgtcccacactcagagcaggggtACGGTCTCTCccaggtgtgaacccgctggtgtatcagcagattTTCTATTCTTTTAAAGCTTTTCTCCCAGTCGGAACATTTAAAAGTTCTGgtgtcagagtgaacaagttggtgtgtagtAAGGTGGGTTAGTCGAATGAAccacttcccacactcggagcaggtgaatggtctttccccggtgtgactgcgccgatgaatttccagcacaggcggggatatgaatcccttcccacagtctccacatttccacggtttgtccatggtgccggtgtccttgtgCCTCTCCTTTTGAGGTTATGGGGAGAGGACAGGGTAATTACACCAGGGTGGGATGCTCTTTTGTCGGGTTAGTGctaactcgatgggcctaatggcctacttctgcactgcagggattctatgatgctgccagacctgttgaattcATCCAGCATAGGGCAGCAccttagcacagtggttaccattgttgcttcacagctccagagtccaaggtttgattcccggcttgggtcagtctgtgcggagtctgcacgttctccccgtgtctgcgtgggtttcctccgggtgctctagtttcctcccaaagacctgaaagacgtgttgttaggtcatttggacattctccctcagtgtacccgaacaggcgtcggagtgtggtgattaggggattttcaaagcaacttcattgcagtgttaatgtgagcctacttgtgacaatagtaaatatTATTTCCTGTTTTTACGTTTTTAATCCACAAATTATAATCCAcaaattatatttattgaaccattaTACCATCAACTACCcggaccaggggcagcacggtggttagcattgctgcatcacggcgccgaggtgccaggttcgttcccggctctgggacactgtccgtgtggagtttgcacattctccctgtgtttgcgtgggtttcgctcccacaacccaaagatgtgcggagtaGGTAGATTAGtcacactcaattgccccttaattggaaaaaatgaattgggtactctaaatttattttagaaactactcggagcagtgtgttgatgtttcagctgtTCTGTCGGATTTTCTCTCTCAGTCTGATCTGATGGGTCTGTGTGGGGGTATTTCCCTGGTATTGTCCATGCGTTTGGTGTTTGTGTATTTCagggagcaggtagaacttccttggcCTGTCGTAcctcagatattccatctgtttttggttaatgtgtctggaatctttgagttcttccagtctgtctccaattctccttcctgtctcgggtatatgggtccAGATAGTTTGGTGTTGTGATTCGTGCTGTTctattgtctgtctgtctccagcaggtattgttgtttCTCAATAATGACTGCGCTattcggcactgaggacctgggttcgatcccggccctgggttccaacctggccatgggtcactgtctcggtggagttttcatgttctccctgtgtctgcattggtttcacccctacatcccaaagatgtgtaggttaagtggattggcctcgctaaattgcccctgaattggaaaaaaatataatttgatactctaaattttaaaaaatgactgTGCTTGTCCTTTTCTTCTGGTCTTATGCACgtatccgtgttggatccaagctcccggattatctgtctttctctccgggtaagattctgtttgtctcttgtatttcactgtgacagggcagagacctgattgaaggggttcaaacatgggagttctgggaaagatggacaAGGATttaggaggtgacaacatgttcaaagagtttagagaggagagggaggttgaagatggggcagtaatttgtagggatggcagggtcaagggtttgttttattgaggagggggtgatgatggcagatttgaaggacagagggacagtagctgatgagagagaaatgttgacaatatccatggacacagttggctgatcagtagctcagtgggaatagggtcgatggagcaggagctgggtctcatggacaaggtgagctccgagagggcatgaggggagatgggagagaaactagagaaagatgtgggttcagggctcgggaaaggatgaaatttagagacagattgatccggtgggctcgtggaagggagggaagcagcagaggcagctgatcggatttactcaatctcagtcacaaagaagctcaacaagctcctcacttcttgttggaggtgagggtggaagagacaggggagagcgcgagtacttcaaaaggaactaacttgtgtcagagtaattaaaaagtttcaacacactgtatatttgacacaaatctaatttatttgacttttagacaGAATATTAGCCCCAAAAATGGGCTGgaattgttatcagcagaaagagacccaaatgaatatggttcagtcctgaatgtgagtaacagcaaaattcaatcactgtggttacttgtggcctcgttggtgactcagcaggtgggataactgagtgaatcccttcccacactcggagcaggtgaatggtctctcctcagtgtgaactcgctggtgtctggacagagcggatgactgagtgaatcccttcccacactcggagcaggtgaatggtctctccccagtgtgaattcgctggtgtgtggagagagcggatgactgagtgaatcccttcccacacttggagcaggggaatggcctctccccagtgtgaattcgctgatgtgcaatgaagtgagatgatcgtctgaacccagtgccgcagtgagagcacctgaacggtctctcgtcagtgtgaacacgttgatggctcatcagattCCCAGAATGTTTATAGCACTTccagcagtctggacattgaaatggtctctcatcagtgtgaactcgctggtgattcaacaggtgggctgaaatagtaaatcccttcccacactcggagcaggtgaatggtctctccccagtgtgacttcgctgatgtgcagtgaggtcagatgatcgtctgaacccagtcccacagtcagagcaactaaacggtctctcgtcagtgtgaacaggttgatggcgcatcagttccgcagaacttttatagcacttcccacagtctggacattgaaatggtctctcatctGTATGAACTcgttggtgactcagcaggtgggatgacttagtaaatcccttcccacacttggaacaggtgaatggtctctccccagtgtgactgtgtcgatgagtttccagcttggatgggacagtgaatcctttcccacagtccgcacatttccacggtttctcctcagtgtgactgcatttgtggcttgtgaggcctgatgattgactgaatcctcgtccacacacacaacacgtgtacggtttccccgcactgtgaatgatgctttttccttccatgctcAATGATAttccgctgatattcaggatatgataaattgaggactcagtcagatcctgatgtgatgcttggtttgagtttccggactttgaagcctccccttcgaacaccctgtggaacggattcaaaacagaaaatagggaatgagagagaacccacaaaaatacaaaggcaggttgtgaaattgagctgattgaatctggtcatttgtggggccggcattggaaaaagtgaccatgaaaactgctcaattgttgtaaaaacccaactggactctttggggggagagagaaagaggtgaagaggaattttgtatatctacaagacatattaagagagcagttggcaaagcaaattcgatctcgagtttcataaacagtaatattgacaccaaaactatgcttctggcggcacggtggttagcactgctacctcagagcaccagggacccgggttcaattccggccttggtgtctgtctgtgtggagtttgcactttctccccgtgtctgcgtgggtttccacccggtgctcaggttttctccaacagtccaaagaagggaaagttaggtggagtggccttgataaattgccccttagtgtccagggatgtgcaggttaggtggggctatggagttacagggacagggtaggggtgtgggcctaggcaaggtgccctttcagagaaggagtgcagactcgatgggccaaatggcctccttctgcactgtagaaattctatggttctaattctattctgtgaatctttataaagctctggtcaccactcttcaggaaggatgtgaaggttcttggagaaggtgcagaggagatttcccagaatggttccagcaaaggaggttgaggggagatttgattcagagacacaagattatgccagatttccatcgggtggacaaagaaactctgtttccattcactaatcgtacaagcagtcgggacacagatttaaagttttgggtaaaacctggagtgaacgatacaagatcctgaggggttttgacagggtggatgtggagaggatgtttcctcttgtgggagaatctggaacaaggggatCACTGTTGCAaaatgaggggtcacccatttcagatggggataaggatttGTTTTTCCCTTGAGGGTCGCAAGACAGGGGGTGTCATagtacttagcactgctgcctcacagcaccagggacctgggttaaattcccaccctgactgtgtggagtttgcactttctccccttgtctgtgttggtttcctcccacagttcaaagatgtgcagattaggttgcatTGGTTCGGatggtattcgctggagtttaaaagaatgaggggtaATCTCAGAGAAACTTTTAAAaagtgggtggcgcagtggttagcacagctacctcctgtcgccgaggacccgggttcgatcacagccccgggtcactgtctgtgtggagtttgcacattctccctgtgtttgtgtgggtcgcacccccacaaatccaaagatgtgcagggtaggtagattagctatgctaaaattgccccttaattgcaaaaataaaaattgggcactctaaattgatgttaaaaaaaaacagggcgagtcagagtagattcaggaaggatgttcctgatagtgggtgtgtccagaaatagGAGTCGCAGTCTGAGGgtgcggggtagaccatttaggacagagatgaggagaaatttatttacccagagtggtgagccgatggaattcatcgccacaggaactaattaaggccaaaacagtgcatgttttcaagaagcagttagataagcactgagggtgaaggggatcaaaggatatgggggggggggggggaaagcgggattaggctattgagcctaatcagctctgatggtaatgaatagtggagcaggcccgaagggccaaatggtccctggtccatggtagactggtacaaaaggtgaagtcacatgggatcaggggtgagctggcaaggtggatacacaactggctaggtcatagaaggcagagagtagcaatggaagggagcttttctgattggagggctgtgactagtggtgttccgcagggatcagtgctgggacctttgctgtttgtagtatatataaatgatttggaggaaaatgtaactggtctgattagtaagtttgcagacgacacaaaggttggtggaattgcggatagcgatgaggactgtcagaggatatagcaggatttagattgtttgtagacttggacggagagatggcagatggagtttaatctggacaaatgtgagataatgcattttggaaagtctaatgcaggtagggaatataccgtgaatggtagaaccctcaagagtattgaaaatcagagagatctaggaatacaggtccacaggtcactgaaaggggcaacacaggtggagaaggtagccaagaaggcatacggcaggcttgcc
This portion of the Scyliorhinus torazame isolate Kashiwa2021f chromosome 5, sScyTor2.1, whole genome shotgun sequence genome encodes:
- the LOC140418479 gene encoding uncharacterized protein; translated protein: MEGKSIIHSAGKPYTCCVCGRGFSQSSGLTSHKCSHTEEKPWKCADCGKGFTVPSKLETHRHSHTGERPFTCSKCGKGFTKSSHLLSHQRVHTDERPFQCPDCGKCYKSSAELMRHQPVHTDERPFSCSDCGTGFRRSSDLTAHQRSHTGERPFTCSECGKGFTISAHLLNHQRVHTDERPFQCPDCWKCYKHSGNLMSHQRVHTDERPFRCSHCGTGFRRSSHFIAHQRIHTGERPFPCSKCGKGFTQSSALSTHQRIHTGERPFTCSECGKGFTQSSALSRHQRVHTEERPFTCSECGKGFTQLSHLLSHQRGHK